DNA sequence from the Halorussus limi genome:
CGAGCACCGCCTCGATGCCGCCCGCACCGCCGGGGAGCGGCGTGATACCGGCGATTGCGCCCACCGGGACGACGAACAGGAGGACGGCGAACGGGACCGGTGAACCGATAGCCGCGAACGCCAGCCACAGCGCGACCATCTGGCAGACCCACCCCGCCGTCGAGGCGACGAGCGCGAGGGCCAGTCCGCGCCGGTTCGTGGCCACGCGCTCTATCGAGTCGAAGAACTCGCCGACCCGCGTTTCGAGGGTCTCGCGACTGAGCGACACGTCGACGGGCGCGACCCGAGTCACGAGTCGGAGTATCGGCGCGAGGACCCGCGCGATGGCGCGCCGAAGCGCGTTCCGGTTGCGCCAGCCGAAGAAGCCGGCGAAGGGGACGGCGATCGAGAGAACGACGATGGCCGCCGTCGCGAGTCGGAGCCGGCGGCCGAACGAGGTCTGGGTCGCGTAGAACGCCGCGCCGCCCAGCGCGAGGACGATGGACGGGACGAAGTTGAGCGAGTCGACGCTCGCGATGGCCGCCAGTCCGCGCTCGTACTCGGTGTCGGCCACCTTCGAGATGAGGAGCGCCGTCACCGGTTCGCCGCCCGCCTGCCCGAAGGGCGTGATGTTGTTCGAGAACATCGCGCCGTTCAGGATGAAGAAGGACTTGACGAACGACACGTCGACGCCGAGGACGTCGAGGACGGTCCGGAGGCCGAAGCCCCACGCGGCGAGCCACCCGATTGTGACCACGACGATGAGCGCCACCGCCTCGGTGTCGGCGTGCCGGAGTTCCTGAACGAACCCCTCGACGCCGACCAGATACAGCAGTAGGCCGAGAATGGCAAACGTCCCGAGAAACCCGATAATGGTAGTTCGCAACTGCGCGCCGTTCATGGGCAGTGCTTGCCGTCTGCACTAATCAGTATGTCGGAATCTCCACTCGAAGCCGGAGGGTGGGACGGTGAGCGCATCGGCATGTCTACTGTGCTAACAGCGTCGTCGGGGCAATTCAATCCTGTGGGCGGTCTCGCTCCCGCGCTCGGAGCAGATTCGTTAAGGTCCGGTTGACCGGCACCGACTTGCCTCGCTCGCGGGCGCGCGCGCAGACGTGTCCGTTTATCGACTCGATTTCGGTCCGTCTGCCCGCCAGCACGTCCTGCTGCATCGAGGACGTGTTCGCGGCGGTGGCGCGGGCGACGCGCTCGACCGCCTCGACCGCCTCGTCGTCTCCTAGTTCGACGCCTTCGGCCCGCGCGACGCGGGCCGTCTCTCGGGCGGCGTCCCCGGCGACTTCGCTGGCCGGGCCGTCGAGGAGCGCGCCGTTCTCGACCCGCGCCAGCGCCGTAGTCGCGTTTATGCCCGCGTTGACCGCCAGTTTCTCCCAGAGGCGGCGAGGCATGTCGTCGGCGACGGTGGTCTCGACGCCCGCCGTAGAGAAGGCGCGGCCCGCCCGGTCGGCCGCCTCGGAGGTCCCGCCTTCGCGCGGGCCGAGGACGACCTCGCCCCGGCCGGTGCAGTCCACCGCGCCCGGTTCTCGGCGGACCGCGCCGTAGGTCGCGGTGCCCGCGAGGACCGGGCAGTCGAGGCTGGCGGCCAGCGTCTCCTCGCTTCCCATCCCGTTCTGGAGCGAGATTGCGGCGTCGAACCGACCGGTGGCGAGCGCCTCGGCGGCCGCCGCGGTGTCGAACGCCTTGACCGTCACCACCGCGAGGTCGGCCGCGAGACCGGTCCCGTCGGTGGTCGCGTCCGGGCGGACTGTGAAGTCGAACTGGCCCCCGACTCGCAGACCGGACTCTCGGACCGCCGCGACGTGAGGGTCGCGTCCGACCAGCGTGACCGCGTGTTCGCGGGCGAGCAGGCCCCCGACGAGGCTTCCGAGGCTTCCCGCGCCGAACACGACGATATCCATGTCTGGTCGTCGGGACTGCGAGTAGAAAAATCGGTGCGTCTCGCGCGCGTCAGTCCTCGGTCCAGTACATCAGCGCTTCCTTGGGTTCGCCGCAGTTCGGGCACTCGTCGGGAAGCCCCTCGTCTATCTCGCCCATCTCGCCGCAGTTGGTGCAGCGCCACATCAGTTCGGCCTCGCCGAAGTCGTGGCCCGACCGGGCGTGTTCGATGCTCATGCTCTCGACGCCCTCTCTGGTCGAGACGAAGAAGCCGCCCTCCTCCAGTCCGCGGACGTTGCCGAGTTCGTTGCCGTCCTCGTCGTAGACGGTCTGGCCGAAACTCACTTCGAGCGCTTCCTCGACCGCTTCCACGTCCCCGTCGTCCTCCGCGGGTTGCTCCCCGTGTCCACTCATAGATTCGTGTACGCCGTCATTCCTGATAAACGTCGTCGCCGATTCGAGCGGGAACACGACGGAGCGGTGATTTCGTTACCCCCGTTCGCGGCCGAGATGATTACCCCGAGACGAATCGCCGAGTACGGCAGGCGCGACTACATGAAGTCGGCGATGCTTCCCTGCTTGTTCTTGTCGTTCTCGAAGATGGACTCCAGTCTGCGGTCCATGATTTCGAGGCGCTGTTTCGTGTACTCCCGACAATCGTACTTCTCGGCCACCTGAATCGCGGTCTCCATGTACTTGTTCACCGACCCTTGGTGAACCGTGAGGTTGACCTGTCCGCCGCAGTCCCGGCACTCCTTGGTCAGGGGCATCCGGCGGTACTTCGCGCCGCAGTCGAGACACCGGGTCTCCTGCCGGGAGAACGCCCGGAGGTTGCCGATGAGGTCGGGCAGGAAGTGGTACTCGATGACGCGTTCGGCCACGTCGGTCTCGTCCACCGAGCGGAGTTTCCGGGCGAGTTCCAACTGGGCATCCATCTTGTCCATCATCGACCCGAGGGTCTTGTACGCCGAGAGGTCCGGGCCTAGCGCGATGTTCGAGGTGTCGTGACTGTGGTGGAAGTCGGTGTACTCGCGGTCGGTGCCCAGATTCTCCTCGGCGATGGTCATCACGTCCTCGACCTCGCCGGGGTCAACCATCTCGCGGGTCGCCTCGTAGAACTCCCGGGGGTACTCCCGCACGATGTCCATGTTGTGGGCCTCGTCGTCGATTTCGGAGGGGTCGATGCGCGAGGACATCACGAGAGGCGCGTCCATCTGGCCCCCGCGCTTGTCGGGCAGGAACTCCTTGCTGAAGTTGAGCAGGCCGTCCATCAGGAGCATCACGCAGTCCTCGTCGCCGTCGCAATTGCGTCGTTTCGCGGCGTGAAAGTACGGATGTGCGTACCCGACGGCCGCCGAGGTGAACCCGACGATGCGGCCCACGACCGCCGCGGAGGTGTGGGGAGCCATCCCGAAGACGAGTTCCCCGACGAGTTCGTCGCGCTCGTCCAACTCGTAGAACGGGTCGAGACCGTAGTACTGCTCCAGCAGGTCGTCCACGAAGTCGGCGGTCTGGAGGAGGTGTTCGGCCGCGCCGTCCGAGAGGACGATGTCCTGCACCTTGAGTTCGACCAGTTGGTCGTCGTGGCGGAGCGGGTCGCCGTGGATGTCCTCCTCGTAGCCCAGCGACCGGAAGTGGTCGGCCGTCACGTCGAGTTCCGAGGGGCGGACGCTCGTGACGGGGAGGTCGGTCATGTCGTACCGGACCGTCCCGTCCTTGAACGCCGACACGTCGTGTTTCGCGCGGAGGACGCCCTTCTCGATGGGTTCGGGCGTCTTGTACGACGACGACAGCCCTTTGACGCCTTTGAGCGTGTCGAAGGCGTTCTCGCGTTCGCCGACCGACTCCAGCGCCGACCTGAACTCGTCGTTGACGTCGATGGTTCGACGCTCGACCGGCGTGGCCTCCACTTCGCAGTTGTCGCAGACCGCACGCCCGGACTCGTCCAACTCGACCACCGAACCGCACTCGGGGCAGGTGAAGTGAGCGAAGGTGTTGCCGCCGCACTCGGGACACTTACACTCGAAGGTGTGTTCGCCGCAGTCCTCGCACTCCCGGCGGCCGACCTGCGCGTCGACCAGTCCGGGCGTGCTCTCCATGTCGGGGGCGTGCTTGGCGGCGGCCGCCACGTCTCGCTGACTGCCGCCCGCCTCGCCGATGGGGAAGAGCGTGTGGACCGCGGGCGAGAGATCGCGGCTCTCGGACTTCTCGGGGCGACCCATGCGGTTACCGATGCGGGTCGGCGCTCGCTCGCGAACCTCGAAGGGCGCGACTTCGTTGACCGCTCGGACCGCGTTGTCGCCGTCCTCGGCCTCTCCCCAGTCGCGGGCTTCCGGCGAGAGGTCGTCCCACGTCTTTTCGAGGTCGTCGTCGACCCCCAGCGACCGCGCGAGCGGTCGCCACTCGGGGACGCGAATCTCCGTCTCCTCCTGCTGGTGGGGCACCAGAATACATTCGAGCGCGGTCCGGACCGTCTCGGTGAACTCGACGTGTAACTCGCCGCCGACCACGTCGCCGTCCGCGACCGCCTCGGCCAGCGCCTCGAACTGGTCGACGGTGAGGTCGTGCCAGAGGTAGGTGTACTTCGGGTGGAGCGGGCAATCGTACTCGGTGGCCCACGTCAGCGCCTCGTCGGGGGTCGGGTCCGAGAGGTCGACGCTCGGGGAGTCCCGGAGCGCCTGCACGTCCGCGCCGGCCGCCTCGAAGTCCTGCACCCACCACTCGACGGTGTAGGAGGCGGGCGCGAGCGGGTGGTTGTTCTCCACGAACTCGCCGTAGTTGACCAGATACTCCCCGAGGTCGAGAATCTTCTCGACGCCGTTCCGGAGTTCGAGCGCCTCGTCGGGGTCGTCGATGCGCCGCACGTCGCCGTTGGCGAGGCGGACCGTCGGCCCCTCGATGGAGTCCACGGGCACCACGCCCGCGGCCTTGCCCGGGCGCTCGGTCTTGATTTGCGTTCCGGTGGCGAGGAAGTCGTCCACGAGGTGCATCGTGGCGGGGTGGACGCCGGCCGTGGCGAACCCGTGGTTGCGCGCCCGACCGTAGCGCAGGCGGAAGCCCCCGGACTCGCTCGGGTGGCCGAAGACGGGGCGTCCGGCGATGAGGTCCCGGAGGAACTTCTTCGCGGGGTCGACTCGGGGCGGGCCAGTCGCTTCCTCCGCGGCGTCGTCGGCCTCGTCCTCCGTCGCGTCGGCCTCGCTCTCCTCGTCGCCTTCGTCGTCGCCCTCGTCTTCCTCGCCGTCGTCCTTTCCGATGGTGCCGTCGATGAGGTCCTGCAACCACGGCCAGTCGATTTCGTCCAGGTTCCGGGTGTAGCGCTGAATCTTGGGTGCCTTGAGCGCGATACCCTCCGCGAGGACGAGACACATGCCGCCGCGGGCGTTGTTGGTGTCGACCCGTTCGAGGTCCCGGAAGCCCGAAACCTCCTCGTCGCCGGTCGACTCCCCGTCGAGCATGATGGGCATGTGTTCGGCGATGAACTTCGTCTCCTTGTCCTTCGGCGAGTACTGAAGCCCGGTCTCCTTGTCGTAGAGGTTTATCTCCTCGGCGTAGCGCTCGATTTCCTCGTTTCTGGCCTCGTACTCCGACATGCCGACCAGCGCGCGGGTGTAGTCGGCCACGAGGACCGACAGGGCTTGGGCGGTCCCGCCGGCGGAGCGAATCGGTCCGGCGTAGTAGACGTTGACGAACTCGGTGCCGTCGTCGTTTTCGAGGATTTCGACCTTGTCGATGCCCTCGATGGGGGCGGCGACCACGCCTTCGGTGAGGAGCGCGACCGCGGTCCGGACCGCACCCTCGACTTTCCCGGCCTTGCTCTCGTAGTCGCCGACGCGACCCTCCGCGAAGTCTTCGGCGAGTTCGAGGGCGGCCTCCTCTCGACTCATCTCGCCCTCGAGTTCGCGGACGCGCTCGGCCACTCCGTCGATGCCGAGAATGTTCTCGACGCGGTCGGCCATGTCCTTGGCGACCGGTATCTCGACCTCGGGTTTCGGGTCGCCGCTGTTCGCGCGTGCCTCGCGGGCGACCTCGAACGCCTCGTCTAAGTCGTCTTCCAGGTCCTCGAAGTATCGCTCGTCCTCGGCCCGCATGTTAGAGCCAGAGGTCGAGGTCGGTGGGTTCGTCGTGGTCGCGCTTCAGTTCCTCCTCGAAGGTCCGCATGTACAGTTCCCCGGCGAACACGGTCGCAGCGTCGAGGTGGCCCGCGAGCGTCTGACCGCTCTTGCGCGAGAGGACGGCGTGGGTGTGGGCGAATCGGTCGCCGTCCAACCACGAGACGTTCCCGACGCAGGAGGCGACTTCGAGCGGTTCGTCGAACTCGACTTCGCGGTACTCTAGCTCCGACTGGTCGTAGTACCAGACGGTCGCGTCCTGTACCGCGCCCATGGCGACGAACCACGCGGCGTCCACGTCCTCGTCGGCGGCGAGCGACTCGATTTCCTCGCGCCAGTCCTCGCCGTGGCCGAGTCTGGCGACGAACTCGCGGTCTCCTGAGACCTCCCGGTAGTTCATGTTCCGTGGAACGGGAACCGGCGGCAAAAAGGTTGAGTATTGGCTCGTTACCCGAGTCGAGTCGCCACCGCAGAAAGCGAGAGTGGCAGGCCGAGAGGTGCTACTGCCAGTCTTGGAGGGCTACGCTTCCGGAGACGGGGACGGAAAGCCACGCTTTGTCGGCGGTCGTGTCCGCGATGATGAGTCGCTCCGTGCGACCATCGTCGTCTAACGAGGCCATAACCTCGCTCTGTGCGACCGAATCCGACGGAGTGGCCGTGTTCGGGGCCATATGTGAGACATGGTATCATGGGTTAATAAACGCTCCGAAACGGCAGACCGGTGGTAGGTATCGAAGGGTTCAAGTGATGGGAATCGTTATCACACGACAATACCATCAGGCACCTTTCACGAGCGCGGGCCACGGCCACACGACTTATCCGCGTCCTACTTTGGGGTGCGAACCCCGAAAAGAAGAAAATAACGGCCGTCATTCGTCTAGAGTCAAAGTAATACGGGCGTTAGGACGGGCTTTCTCTAAGTAACAAACGGTAAGTTTATCCGGTCTGCTTTACAATGGGTGGTTGGATGACAGATACTGACAACCTCAGTCGCCGTCGCTTCCTGCAGGCGACCGGCGGTGCGGCATCGGCTGTGGCTCTCGCTGGCTGTACTGGCGGCAACGACGATAGCTCCCAAGATACTACGACGACCAGCGGTGAGACGACCACGGCTGGCGAGGAGACGACGACCGAGGAGGCGGAGACTCCGAGCGACGACGCCAACGTCCTCCGACTCATCAACTCCACGATGACCACGCTGGACCCCATCAAGGCGACCGACACCGCCTCCGGGACGGTCATCCAGCAGGTCTTCGACGCCCTGATGAACTACCCCAACGCGGAGATCGAGGTCAAGGGCCAACTCGCCAAGGGCCACAAGGTCTCCGACGACTTCAAAACGTACACCTTCAACCTGAAGCAGGGTGCGAAGTTCCACAACGGGAAGGAAGTCACGGCGCAGGACTTCGTCTACTCGTTCGAGCGCCTCGCCGCCTCGGACAACTCTCGTCGGGGGTACTTCATCCTCGACTCCATCGGCGTCAAGCACGAGACGAAGACTGTCAAGAAAGACGGCAAGGAGACCGAGGTCTACAAGCCCGGTTCCATGGCCGTTACCGCCGTGGACGACTACACGCTCAAGATGGAACTCTCCGAGCCGTTCCACGCGGTGCCCGAGATGCTCGCGTACACCTCGTTCGCCGCCCTGCCGAAGGGCATCCTCGGCGACATCGAGGGGTACGAGGGCAAGATGAGCCACAAGAAGTTCGCGACGCAGAACCCCATCGGCGCAGGTGCCTTCAAGTTCGACGAGTGGAGCACCAACACCGAGGCCAAGGTCTCGAAGTTCGAGAACTACCACGGCAGCGCCGCCGACGTGGACGGTATCCACTGGAACATCATGTCCGACCCGCAGGCGATGTACACCTACGGGACGGTCAACCAGAACGCGGACATGATTCACGCCGGCCAGTTCCCCACTAGTCAGTACAACGCCGACAAGGTCAACGTCAAGAAGACCGACAAACTCGGTCGGAAAATCGGTACCTACGGCAAGACGACGAGCGGCGCGACGATGAACTACACCGGCGTCGCGACCATCGGCTCTTACTACATCGGCTTCAACGCGGAAGCGGTTCCGAAGCCAGTCCGTCAGGCCGCCGCCTACGCGCTGAACCAAGGGCAGGCAGTCGACAAAGTGTTCAAGGGCCGCGGCGAGAGTTCGTATCACTTCACGCCGCCGTCCATCTATCCGGGTGGTCCCGACGCGTACGACAAGCACGCGAAGGAGAACTACCCCTACGGCTACAACAAGACGGACCTCAAGCAGGCCCGGAAGGTCATGAAGGAGGCGGGCTACGGTCCCGACAACAAGTTCAGCTTCGAGTTCACGGTCTACGAATCGTCGAGCACGTGGCCCGAACTCGGCAAGCTCCTGCGCGACAAGCTCGCCAGCGCCTACATCGACATGAGCATCAACACCGCGCCGTTCTCGACGCTCCTCAAGCGCGGCCGCAAGGGCAACCTCGAAGCCTACTCGCTCGGGTGGATCATGGACTACCCGGCACCGGACAACTTCCTTCAGCTCCTCCACCCGCCGAAGACTGACACGTCGGCGGACAACGAGCTCTCGTACTTCAACTGGTCCGGCACGGAGGCCGCGAAGAAGGCCAAGCAGGCCTGGAAGAAGATCCAGAACAACCCCAAGCCGACCGACGCGGCCAAGAAGAAGCGCGGCGAGGCCTACGTCGCCATGGAAGAGGCCAACTGGGAGGACGTGGTGCTTCTGCCGGCCTACCACGACTTCAGCGAGCGCTTCACGTACGACTGGGTCGACGCACCCCGCTTCGGTGCGGCCGACTACAGTCGCCAGATGTACAACAACGTCAAAATCGGCCAGCGCAAGTAACGACGCGCCGTTTTTCTTTTCTTCGACTGCACGCCCGATAGCCGTCGCTCAAGTGCGTCGAATCGGGTCGAGAAGCCATCTCTCGTTCGTTAGCGGGGTGGTACACGAAAGCGCAAGACATAATGAGAGGACCCTCAAATTTATCACGCATGTGCGCGGTCCAGTTTGGGTACGTACGATTCGACGGGAGTAGCCGCAGTCGCGGCGGTGGTTCGTCGTGAGCAGGTGGCAATACTTCGCGAAACGGGTACTGCTTTCGGTCCCGGTGTTGCTGTTCGGGGCTTCGATCACCTTCCTCGTGATTCGTGCCGGGCCGCTCGACCCGGTGTCCGCGATTTTGGGACCACAGGGAGACCCGCAGGCGTACAACACCATCCGGCGTCAACTCGGACTCAACCAGCCGCTCTGGCAGCAGTACATCGACTACATGATCAACATGTTCACCTTCGACTTGGGTGAGTCGTGGGTGCTGCAGCCCGACACCAGCGTCTACTCGCTGGTGCTGAGCTACGCGCCCCGGACCATCTGGCTGGGCTTCTGGTCGGTGCTCATCGCCATCTTCATCGGCATCCCGCTCGGGTTCTACGCGGGACTGAACCCCAACACGTTCAGCGACTACGTGGCGTCGTTCGGGGGCATCGTCTGGCGAGCCATGCCGAACTTCTGGCTGGCCGTCATCCTGATGAGCGTCCTCTCGCAGTCCGAGAAGTTCATGTTCGGCTTCGACTGGGAGACGTTCCTCTACTCGACGAACGTCACCGGGCCGCCGCCGCTCGGCAACCTCGCTTCCGTCGAAGGGTTCACGAAGGCGCTGAAGAAGATCGCGCCGGCCGCCATCGTCCTCGGGTCGGCGTCGATGGGTAACGAGATGCGTATCGGACGGACCGCAGTGCTGGAGACCGTCAACTCCAATTTCATCGAGACCGCGAAAGCGAAGGGCGTCCGGCCCCGCTCGCTGGTCTGGAAGCACATCTTCCGGAACGCGCTCATCCCGCTCGTGCCGATTATCACGGGTGAGGCGTTCATCCTCATCGGCGGGTCGGTGCTGGTCGAGACGGTGTTCGACATCAGCGGTATCGGCTTCCTGTTCTTCCAAGCGATCAAGAACGGGGACATGCCGCTCGTCGGGTCGCTGATGTTCATCTTCATCCTGCTCGTCGTCCTCATCAACATCATGCAAGACTTCCTGTACACGATTATCGACCCCCGCGTGGGGTACGACGGAGGTGCCTGATATGAGCGTAGACAGAGAGGCGGACGCTTCCCTCCTGGAACGAATCAAGGAGAACCCCGGCCCGGCGGTCGGCTGGCTCGTCGGTGCGCTACTCCTGTTCGCGCTGGAGGCCGGAGCGGTCGTCCACTTCGTGACCGGTTTCTTCGGTTCGGGCGTCGAACTGCCGACGCTGCTGAGCCGGGACATCATCCCGAACAACGGATACGTGACGCCGCAGGGTGTCTGGGAGGACACCTTCCTCGGCCTCCCCGCCGCCTACGCGTGGGCGCTCCGCGTCGTCCTCATCTACGCCTACGCCTTCCTGTGGTTGGTCTGGCTCTGGCGCGGCTACGTCGTCTTCCGAGAGAACTACCGCTACGCCGACTGGACGCCGCGCGACGACATGGTTGACCGCCTCCGGGGACACCGATGGGGTCAGTTCGGCGCGGTAATCGTCTTCGCGTTCGTCGTGATGGCGATGTTCGCGCCCGCACTCGGCCCGACGACGGTCGAGCGGACCATCTCGA
Encoded proteins:
- a CDS encoding lysylphosphatidylglycerol synthase transmembrane domain-containing protein encodes the protein MNGAQLRTTIIGFLGTFAILGLLLYLVGVEGFVQELRHADTEAVALIVVVTIGWLAAWGFGLRTVLDVLGVDVSFVKSFFILNGAMFSNNITPFGQAGGEPVTALLISKVADTEYERGLAAIASVDSLNFVPSIVLALGGAAFYATQTSFGRRLRLATAAIVVLSIAVPFAGFFGWRNRNALRRAIARVLAPILRLVTRVAPVDVSLSRETLETRVGEFFDSIERVATNRRGLALALVASTAGWVCQMVALWLAFAAIGSPVPFAVLLFVVPVGAIAGITPLPGGAGGIEAVLVGLLSSLPGAGVSTGTAFAAVIIFRGAIYWVPVTIGGGVVSVVGVDSV
- a CDS encoding DNA polymerase II large subunit codes for the protein MRAEDERYFEDLEDDLDEAFEVAREARANSGDPKPEVEIPVAKDMADRVENILGIDGVAERVRELEGEMSREEAALELAEDFAEGRVGDYESKAGKVEGAVRTAVALLTEGVVAAPIEGIDKVEILENDDGTEFVNVYYAGPIRSAGGTAQALSVLVADYTRALVGMSEYEARNEEIERYAEEINLYDKETGLQYSPKDKETKFIAEHMPIMLDGESTGDEEVSGFRDLERVDTNNARGGMCLVLAEGIALKAPKIQRYTRNLDEIDWPWLQDLIDGTIGKDDGEEDEGDDEGDEESEADATEDEADDAAEEATGPPRVDPAKKFLRDLIAGRPVFGHPSESGGFRLRYGRARNHGFATAGVHPATMHLVDDFLATGTQIKTERPGKAAGVVPVDSIEGPTVRLANGDVRRIDDPDEALELRNGVEKILDLGEYLVNYGEFVENNHPLAPASYTVEWWVQDFEAAGADVQALRDSPSVDLSDPTPDEALTWATEYDCPLHPKYTYLWHDLTVDQFEALAEAVADGDVVGGELHVEFTETVRTALECILVPHQQEETEIRVPEWRPLARSLGVDDDLEKTWDDLSPEARDWGEAEDGDNAVRAVNEVAPFEVRERAPTRIGNRMGRPEKSESRDLSPAVHTLFPIGEAGGSQRDVAAAAKHAPDMESTPGLVDAQVGRRECEDCGEHTFECKCPECGGNTFAHFTCPECGSVVELDESGRAVCDNCEVEATPVERRTIDVNDEFRSALESVGERENAFDTLKGVKGLSSSYKTPEPIEKGVLRAKHDVSAFKDGTVRYDMTDLPVTSVRPSELDVTADHFRSLGYEEDIHGDPLRHDDQLVELKVQDIVLSDGAAEHLLQTADFVDDLLEQYYGLDPFYELDERDELVGELVFGMAPHTSAAVVGRIVGFTSAAVGYAHPYFHAAKRRNCDGDEDCVMLLMDGLLNFSKEFLPDKRGGQMDAPLVMSSRIDPSEIDDEAHNMDIVREYPREFYEATREMVDPGEVEDVMTIAEENLGTDREYTDFHHSHDTSNIALGPDLSAYKTLGSMMDKMDAQLELARKLRSVDETDVAERVIEYHFLPDLIGNLRAFSRQETRCLDCGAKYRRMPLTKECRDCGGQVNLTVHQGSVNKYMETAIQVAEKYDCREYTKQRLEIMDRRLESIFENDKNKQGSIADFM
- a CDS encoding PPC domain-containing DNA-binding protein, translating into MNYREVSGDREFVARLGHGEDWREEIESLAADEDVDAAWFVAMGAVQDATVWYYDQSELEYREVEFDEPLEVASCVGNVSWLDGDRFAHTHAVLSRKSGQTLAGHLDAATVFAGELYMRTFEEELKRDHDEPTDLDLWL
- a CDS encoding ABC transporter substrate-binding protein translates to MTDTDNLSRRRFLQATGGAASAVALAGCTGGNDDSSQDTTTTSGETTTAGEETTTEEAETPSDDANVLRLINSTMTTLDPIKATDTASGTVIQQVFDALMNYPNAEIEVKGQLAKGHKVSDDFKTYTFNLKQGAKFHNGKEVTAQDFVYSFERLAASDNSRRGYFILDSIGVKHETKTVKKDGKETEVYKPGSMAVTAVDDYTLKMELSEPFHAVPEMLAYTSFAALPKGILGDIEGYEGKMSHKKFATQNPIGAGAFKFDEWSTNTEAKVSKFENYHGSAADVDGIHWNIMSDPQAMYTYGTVNQNADMIHAGQFPTSQYNADKVNVKKTDKLGRKIGTYGKTTSGATMNYTGVATIGSYYIGFNAEAVPKPVRQAAAYALNQGQAVDKVFKGRGESSYHFTPPSIYPGGPDAYDKHAKENYPYGYNKTDLKQARKVMKEAGYGPDNKFSFEFTVYESSSTWPELGKLLRDKLASAYIDMSINTAPFSTLLKRGRKGNLEAYSLGWIMDYPAPDNFLQLLHPPKTDTSADNELSYFNWSGTEAAKKAKQAWKKIQNNPKPTDAAKKKRGEAYVAMEEANWEDVVLLPAYHDFSERFTYDWVDAPRFGAADYSRQMYNNVKIGQRK
- a CDS encoding ABC transporter permease; its protein translation is MSRWQYFAKRVLLSVPVLLFGASITFLVIRAGPLDPVSAILGPQGDPQAYNTIRRQLGLNQPLWQQYIDYMINMFTFDLGESWVLQPDTSVYSLVLSYAPRTIWLGFWSVLIAIFIGIPLGFYAGLNPNTFSDYVASFGGIVWRAMPNFWLAVILMSVLSQSEKFMFGFDWETFLYSTNVTGPPPLGNLASVEGFTKALKKIAPAAIVLGSASMGNEMRIGRTAVLETVNSNFIETAKAKGVRPRSLVWKHIFRNALIPLVPIITGEAFILIGGSVLVETVFDISGIGFLFFQAIKNGDMPLVGSLMFIFILLVVLINIMQDFLYTIIDPRVGYDGGA
- a CDS encoding DUF7556 family protein, with the protein product MAPNTATPSDSVAQSEVMASLDDDGRTERLIIADTTADKAWLSVPVSGSVALQDWQ
- a CDS encoding DUF7130 family rubredoxin-like protein is translated as MSGHGEQPAEDDGDVEAVEEALEVSFGQTVYDEDGNELGNVRGLEEGGFFVSTREGVESMSIEHARSGHDFGEAELMWRCTNCGEMGEIDEGLPDECPNCGEPKEALMYWTED
- a CDS encoding ketopantoate reductase family protein, coding for MDIVVFGAGSLGSLVGGLLAREHAVTLVGRDPHVAAVRESGLRVGGQFDFTVRPDATTDGTGLAADLAVVTVKAFDTAAAAEALATGRFDAAISLQNGMGSEETLAASLDCPVLAGTATYGAVRREPGAVDCTGRGEVVLGPREGGTSEAADRAGRAFSTAGVETTVADDMPRRLWEKLAVNAGINATTALARVENGALLDGPASEVAGDAARETARVARAEGVELGDDEAVEAVERVARATAANTSSMQQDVLAGRRTEIESINGHVCARARERGKSVPVNRTLTNLLRARERDRPQD